The window TGACTACCTTACTTATGGCTCAGCGGATTTCTTCTCAGCTCCTTACGGGCTTCACTGGAAGTTCATGAAGAGAATGTGTACGATGGAGCTCTTCAGCAGCAGAGCATTAGATAGCTTTGTTTCAGTAAGAAGGGACGAGTTAAGCAATCTTCTAATACGCATTATGAAGaaagcagaagcagaagagagCGTTAACCTCGGTGAACAGCTAAAAGAATTGACAAGCAACATCATAACGAGAATGATGTTCAGAAAAATGCAATCGGATAGTGACGGTGGTGGCAAAACAGAGGAAGTTATCAAAATGGTGGTGGAGTTGAATGAGTTAGCCGGGTTTTTCAACGTTTCTGAAACGTTTTGGTTCTTGAAAAGGCTTGATTTGCAAGGACTCAAGAAAAGGCTCAAGAATGCTCGAGACAAATATGATTTAATCATAGAAAGAGTAATGAAAGAGCATGAGTCTATGAAAAAGAAGGATGCAGGAGAAAGGAAGATGCTAGACATTTTGCTAAACATATATGGAGACAAAAACGCAGAGATAAAGCTGACAAGAGAAAACATTAAGGCCTTCATCATGGTAATTGTCTGTTAATGGCAACATCCAtgttttgatataaattttcaCAAAAGCCTCAAAATTAGTGTATTTGGTTGTTATGCAGAACATATATGGGGGAGGAACAGATACATCTGCAATAACAGTAGAATGGGCTCTAGCAGAGCTTATAAACCATCCAGAGATCATGAAGAAAGCGCAACAAGAGATAGAGCTAGTGGTGGGAAACAAGAGACTAGTTGAAGAATCAGATTTGTGCAATCTCGGTTACATCCAAGCAGTGGTGAAGGAGACAATAAGGTTACACCCTGGAGGACCAATATTCGTGAGAGAATCGGATAAAGAATGTGCGGTGGCTGGATTTAGAATCCCTGCGAAAACAAGAGTGATAGTTAACGTTTGGGCGATTGGAAGAGATCCAAATCAATGGGAAGATCCATTGGAGTTTAGGCCTGAGAGATTTGAAGGGATTGAATGGAAGGTCATGAGTGATAAGATGATGTCTTTTGGAGTTGGGAGAAGAAGCTGTCCAGGAGAAAAAATGGTGTTTAGATTCGTTCCAGTTGTTGTAGCTGCAATAATACAGTGTTTTGAGCTGAAAGTGAAGGGACTTGTGGAGATGAATGAAGGGATTGGATCATCTCTCCCTAGACCTACACCTTTGGTGTGTGTTCCTGTTGCTAAAGAGGCTAGATACAATCACTTGAACCAAACGTCAACCTCTAGCTAATggttttagaagaagaaaatgaataagAGCAAGAAAACTTACcccttgttaaaaaaaaaaaaacacttgctCGCATTTTATAAAACTTGGTCGCTACTAAAATTAGTTGTAACATACAAAAGAATCAGATTTGTAACAAGCAAACTACAAAGCATGTGAAGCAACAAACAGGACCATATTATGttgtaaaattagttttaaaacatGTCTCAAAAGAATTTACCTGCATCAGTTTTTTCACAAAGACAGTGTAATGATGTCTCCAGCTCCAACGTTGTAATGTGCAAGTGACTTGTTGTCTTCTAAAACCGCGGCTTTCCCACTTAGCTCCATTTTGTTTGCTATTTTCTCCTTCAAACTCGCCACGTTTTCCGACAAAGGCTGCACTGTGATCTCAATGACTTTCCCATCATTGAAGTTTGGAACCCTAATCGTGGAAGAACCCtgaaaaatatatgattcctaGTTAGATACAACAAGCCAAGTTAAGTCTGacggaaagaaaagaaaacatgcaCTTACCGGATTTTGAGCAAGAAACTGGTCTTCTGGAACAAGTGCTAACTTTGGTCTCTTTGGCTCTGGTTCCTCAGGTGGAGGCTGCATATTTGGTGGTGGGTTCTTCAGAATTGAAAGGAATCCAGGTGGTGGTGATTCCCAACGGATAGTCTCCACATAAACAAAATACTCAAAAGCATGTAAATCAACAATCATCAAAAGCATCTCCGCTCcatccttctcttcctcctttttaAGCACTTTATGAAGAAGCTTGAAGTAACCCTCAAGGAGGGATTCCATACTAATACTCTTATCCTTCAGCTTTTTGGAAGGCCGTAACGCTCTCATATAACCAAGAGCAAGCTCAGAGTAAAAAACGTATCTGCTATCGGTTGCCTTCATAAACTGAAACTGAGGCTCAACCTCAGGTTTCGTAGATACGCTCTCCATCAAACCCTGATCAAAATACATCCCATAAACAGCCACAAACTGAGATGTGAGCTTAATAGTAGCAAGCTCCTTGTGCGTGATCCCTTGAGGAAGTAATGGGAACCTGATAGGTTCTGCAGTTGGAGCATCAGGTTGGGTATCACGAGATCCCGGTCGAGATGTCAGGAAGACCTTAACGTTATACTCCATGTTAACAAAAAACTGAAAAGCATGGAAATCAATCACAGCCATCTCCACTCCCTTttcatcctcctcttctttttcAAGAACTTGACGAAGAAACTGTTGCCGTACTATTAACAGTATACTCAGCTTTTGGGAAATCTGTAAGACTCTGCAAATCCCACAAACTGCCACAAACTGAGATGTGAGCTTGATAATATCAACCTCCTTGCGCGTGACCGTGGTCGATAAAGGAAGGAAAGCGAACTTGGGAGAAAATGGAGAAACTACAAAGGTTGCTTTATCATATGGTAGGATATCCTTAGCTTCATCTCCATTCTTTTGCTGATAAGGATCTGAGCTTCTCTCAACGTTAATACTTTTGCTTTCTGTATTGTTTTCCCTCGATTGCGAATCATTCTGCGTCGAAGTGTTCATGTTTTTTccttacaaaaagaaaaacgtaaAAGAAACATTCTAATTATTGCCGCAACAAATCTAATGACATGAGGTTGATTGACTCAGAGATAAATATAATCCCATGGGATAATAAATCGataggaaataaataaataagaggaATCGGAAAAGGGAATGAGTACTTAAGGTCTCGGTGGGAGAGATAAGAATGTAACCAGCATACCTCTGCCGGAAAGGAACAGCACTGACTGCGTCGGTCGAGACGAAGCGGAGTAGGAACGAACGGCTTTCAGATCTAAAGCTTGGAATTCAAGGAACCGGTTTTCCAATGGGCTTTTATTAGTTGGGCTTATAATTTCGATCCATTATAATATGTTAGACCCATTTAATCTGATAGAaacgagtgtttttttttggaatgtgtCCCACTCACAGTTTGTTTGTAGCTATAATTAATTGAGAAGATGGTGTCTTTTGGGAGCTTGTCCTGGAGAGAAAGTGGTGTTTAGCTTCGTTCCAATCGTTGTAGCTGTTATAATACAATATTGCTCTGAGCCGAAAGCCAAGGGAAGGTGTAGAGATGATCAAATGAATGAAGGGACTGGATCATCTCTGCTTAGAACCACACCTTTGGTGTGTGTTCCCGTTCATAAAGAGGCTATACAATCATTTTCTCCACTAGAAACCAAAGGTCAATGGTCAACTCTTCTGTAGAGATAATGAATAAGAGCAAGAAAACCACCACttgtgtggaaaaaaaaaacattttaccgcacattttaaaattttggtcgCTAATAAAATTGGTTGTAACTTACAAAGCATGCGAAGAATGGACCATACTACTTGATAGAACAAAcaatgattacaaaaaaaaaaaaaaaaaaaaNNNNNNNNNNNNNNNNNNNNNNNNNNNNNNNNNNNNNNNNNNNNNNNNNNNNNNNNNNNNNNNNNNNNaaaaaaaaaaaaaaaaaaaaaaggagaggcAAGTTGAGAATCCAATGGTAGAGCATAGAGTAATCAATGATGAGAATGCAGCTCTCTATCATCATCAAAAGACAAAACTACCCTCCTTTGGAGCTTACCAATCTAAAAACACGTTTTGAAAATGTGCTATGATCAATTCATCAAATGCAAAGTTTGGTCTATGCATTTATTAATTATTCgaaataaaaacacatttttgtctagagacttgattgattaTTGGGTACATTAGAGATAATGAAAGCTTGGTTTAACAACTTGCTTGAATCTTCACTTGCAACTGGGAAGAGGTGCACCACACAAACACTTGTTGTGGTAAAAGGAAGTAGAATCAAATCTCTGGATATTCTCTCCTTTGGGGATGCGTCCACACAGTCTGTTATAGCTGACATCAAGTAACTGAAACTCAGATTTGCTCCACTCAGCCGGAATACTCCCTGTGATCCTATTGTGATTCAAGTCCAACCTAGTAAGTGACTTGGCGAGCTTAACCTTGGACAGATCAAACTCGAACATGTTTCTTGATATGTCAACGATCCATGTCGTTTTCTTAGCTCCAAACAAGATCGAAGCATCGCCTTGAAGCTTGTTCCGGGATAAGTCGATCCGGTAAAAGTCTGAATTGCCTAGTGACTTTGGTATGGTACCAGAGAGCTGGTTGTGTGATAGGAAAAGGCTTGGGACTTTTCCTGAAAATGACCCAAATGACTCTGGTATCGGACCTGATTACAAGTTTAAGGTTGCGGTTAgacaaatatacattttgttaatgAGACTAATCGATATGACTACTAAtggaaaccaaacaaaataaatatagagttaTTTCACCTGTAAACTTGTTCCTTTTAAGCTCAAGATACCCGAGTTTAGGTAATGAAGAGAGAGAACTAGGTATGGAACCATAAAGGTCATTGAAGGAAAGGTCAATGTACTCAAGATTCTTGAGCTGACTCAGAAACTCAGGAACCGGACAAGTGAGATTCGTCCAGCTTAGTCTGAGGAAAGTGAGTTTCTTGAGCTTGGCGATAGTAGGTTGGATGTGACCAGTGAGGTTAGTGAGTTTGCGGAAGANNNNNNNNNNNNNNNNNNNNNNNNNNNNNNNNNNNNNNNNNNNNNNNNNNNNNNNNNNNNNNNNNNNNNNNNNNNNNNNNNNNNNNNNNNNNNNNNNNNNNNNNNNNNNNNNNNNNNNNNNNNNNNNNNNNNNNNNNNNNNNNNNNNNNNNNNNNNNNNNNNNNNNNNNNNNNNNNNNNNNNNNNNNNNNNNNNNNNNNNNNNNNNNNNNNNNNNNNNNNNNNNNNNNNNNNNNNNNNNNNNNNNNNNNNNNNNNNNNNNNNNNNNNNNNNNNNNNNNNNNNNNNNNNNNNNNNNNNNNNNNNNNNNNNNNNNNNNNNNNNNNNNNNNNNNNNNNNNNNNNNNNNNNNNNNNNNNNNNNNNNNNNNNNNNNNNNNNNNNNNNNNNNNNNNNNNNNNNNNNNNNNNNNNNNNNNNNNNNNNNNNNNNNNNNNNNNNNNNNNNNNNNNNNNNNNNNNNNNNNNNNNNNNNNNNNNNNNNNNNNNNNNNNNNNNNNNNNNNNNNNNNNNNNNNNNNNNNNNNNNNNNNNNNNNNNNNNNNNNNNNNNNNNNNNNNNNNNNNNNNNNNNNNNNNNNNNNNNNNNNNNNNNNNNNNNNNNNNNNNNNNNNNNNNNNNNNNNNNNNGGTTAgacaaatatacattttgttaatgAGACTAATCGATATGACTACTAAtggaaaccaaacaaaataaatatagagttaTTTCACCTGTAAACTTGTTCCTTTTAAGCTCAAGATACCCGAGTTTAGGTAATGAAGAGAGAGAACTAGGTATGGAACCATAAAGGTCATTGAAGGAAAGGTCAATGTACTCAAGATTCTTGAGCTGACTCAGAAACTCAGGAACCGGACAAGTGAGATTCGTCCAGCTTAGTCTGAGGAAAGTGAGTTTCTTGAGCTTGGCGATAGTAGGTTGGATGTGACCAGTGAGGTTAGTGAGTTTGCGGAAGATAAGGGAATCAAGATAAGGTAAGTCACCGACTTCAGGGGGGATCTGACCGGAGATCTCGCCGTCTTGAATGAAGAGAGAGGTGACGCGGTGGTTAACGGTGGCGTCGCCGCACTCGAGGCATTACCAAGAGCAGCAGTCAGTTTTGGGGTCCCATGAGGCGAGGTGGTAAGGGTTATTAAGcgatttcttgattttgaggAGGGTGATTTTGTCATCTTTGTGACAGAGATCTTTAGCTAGAGAGGTCGTGAGGAGGAGAGTGGAcgacaagaagaacaagagcaATGTCATTGTCTTAGCCATTAgagtctttgtgtttttgtttgagtttttacGGAAACTAACTATGTATGATTATAAATAGCTATGAATTGAGGGAGAGCATGGTGCAATACAGATGTATTATTGATTATTGATGACTAGACCACGATTAAAACAAGTTTCAGTGCAGATTTCAAAATAtccatttttgaaaatattcatttttcaaaaaaaaaaaagcattttcCCAACATTATAAATGTGCCAGTGCATCCAGAAGATGTTCTCACAAAGACAGTGTTAGGATGTCTCCTTCTCCAACAATGTAATGTGCAAGTGACTTGTTGCCTTTTAAAACCCCGGCTTTCCCACTCAACTCCAGTTTGTTTGCTACTTTCTCCTTCAAACTCGCCACGTTTTCCGACAAGGACTGAACTGTGATCTCAATGAATTGCCCATCATCGACGTTTGGAACAGAAACATTGATGGTAGAGGAACCCTGAAAATGTATGATTGCTAGTTAGATTCAAAAAgtcttacaaaagaaaaagaaaacaaagacggTAAGAGTCAGTAGGAAGAACACATTACCGGATGATGAGCAAGAAACTGGTCTTCTGGAACAAGAGTTGACTCGTCAAACGTTTGTATCTTTGGCTCTGTATCCTTAGATCCCAGTGGAGGCTGCATTTGTGGTGGTGAGTTCTTCAGAATGGAAAGGTATCCATGTATTCGTTGTCGCCCGTCGGTGTACTCAACTTCAACAAAATACTCAAAAGCATGCAAATCAACTATGGCCATCTCCGgtccctcctcctccttttcCCTTTCATGCACTTTCCCAAGCAGATTGAAGAAACCCTCAAGAACGGTCTCCGTACTATCACCCTTCTCCTTCAGTTTCTCGATACATAGTAACACTCTCGTGTAACCAAGAACAAGCTGAGAGTAAAAATCGTGTCTGGTATCAGATGATACCATAAACCGAAACAGAGGCTCCAGATCAGGTTTCAGAAACACGCTCTTCATCAAATCCTGCCCAAAACACACCCCGAAAACAGACACAAACTGGGCAGTGAGCTTAATAATATCAAGCTCCTTGCGAGTGATCCCTTGATCAGGAAGTAATGGGAAACTAATAGGTTCTGCATCATGAGTTTGAGGTCTTAACATCAAAGGCGAGATTCCTGCTGGATCATAAATATCAGGTTGGATATCATGCGTTACCATTGGAGGCTGATCCCAGTCGTTGTACTCCATGTTAACAAAATACTGAAAAGCTTGCAAATCGAACACAACCATCTCAACTCCCTGTTCATCCTCCTCCTTTCCAAGCACTTGACGAAGAAGATTGAAAAAACCATCAACAAGAATGGTTGCCGATCTAGtacccttcttcttcaccttttgGGAACGCAACAGGACTTTGGAATAACCAAGAGCAAGCTGGCCGTAGAAGAAGTGTTTGCTATCAGTCATTGACTTCTTCAGGAAGACAAAGTGAGGCTCAAGCTTGTTTGATTAGGTTAATCCCATCGATCATTGGTATCATTGTATTGACAAGATTATATATGAGTGGATGTACAAGATAGCCGTTGGGGGCTATTAACTAAGCTTCCATATATACACAGCAGAATATATGTATTCATATACTAATACCCTCCCGCAGTCGAAACGGGATGAGGATGGACTTTGAGACTGGACTTGAAATCACGGAACAGAGATGTAGGGAGacctttggtgaagatgtcggCATACTGATGGGAGGATGGGACATGGAAGACACGAACCTAGCCCATGGCAACCCGTTCACGGACAAACAAGATGTCTAACTCTATATGCTTGGTGCGTTGGTGTTGGACCGGATTGGTAGAGAAGTAGACGGCGATTATATTATCGCAGTATACTAGTGTCGTCGTGTTCAGAAGGCAATGAAGTTCAAGGAGAAGGTTACGTATCCATATTGTTTCGGCCACAACATTTGCAACACCGTAATACTCGGCCTCAGCACTAGAGCGAGAGACAGTGGGTTGGCGCTTGGAGGACCAGGAGATTAGGTTGTCACCAAGAAAAACGGAAAAGCCAGAGGTGGAGTGGCGTGTATTGGGACAACCAGCCCAGTCAGCGTCAGTATAGGCAGTGAGTGTCGTTGTCTTGGAGCGAGTGATGTGTAGCCCTTCAGAGATGGTTCCTTTGAGATAGCGGAGGACGCGTTTCATGGCGGTGAAGTGGGGCTCACGAGGGTCATGCATGTAGAGACAAATTTTTTGGACAGCATATGTGATATCTGGCCTAGTGAAGGTGAGATATTGGAGAGCGCCGACAAGACTACGGTACAATGACGGATCAGCAACAGGAGCACCGACTTCAGCGTGGAGTTTGGCGGAGGTGTCAACCGGAGTGGTGACCGGTTTACAGTAGGACATGTTTGCACGATGGAGGATATCAGCCGCGTAATTGTGTTGGTTGAGAAATAGACCGTTGTTGTCCTTTCGAACCGCAATGCCAAGAAATTAGTGAAGTAGACCAAGATCAGTCATTAAAAATTCAGAATTAAGAGAGGAGAGAATGGACCTGAGAAGAGTCGGGGAAGAAGCAGTGAGGATGATATCGTCGACGTATAAGAGAAGATAGGCAAGTTCAGTGCCTTGGCGATAAACAAAGAGAGACGCATCACACTTGCTGTTGTGGAAACCAATTTTGGTTGCATATTGAGAAAATCTGTGAAACCATGCCCTTGGAGATTATTTGAGACCGTATAAAGACTTCTTGAGAAGGCACACATGATCTGGTTTGTCGGGATCAACAAAGCCCGGCGGTTGGTGCATGTAAACGGTTTCCTCAAGGTCATCGTTAAGGAATGCGTTCTTAACATCAAGTTGGTGGAGAGGCCAGTCACGTGCAACAGCCAGGACAAGAACAGTATGGATTGTCGTTGGTTTAATGATAGGACTGAATTTCTCCTCACAATCAACACCTACTGGTTGTGATTTGCCATTTGCGACCAACCGAGCTTTGTAGCTAGACAAAGTGCCATCTGCATgaaatttatgactaaacaacCACATAGAACACACAATGTTCATATTCACAGGACGGGGAACAAGATCCCATGTACCAGCAGATTTTTGAGCCGTATACTCGGATGACATCACCCCATTCCAGTTAGGGTCACGAGCTGCTTAAACATGAGAACGAGGTAGAGGAGAAATGTGAGTAGTGTAAGGAGAGAGAATGCACTTTGGTTTGGTAATACCACTTTGACTCCTTGTGCATATACGAGGAGGAgctggtggtggaggaggttgtTGAACAGTTGATGGTGGTGGCGTTGGAGGAGAAGTAGGTGCCGGTGGTGACGGTGGAGATGGAGGCACCGGAGGGGAAGGGGTGTGGGTGATAACGGAGGCGAGGGTGGAGACGTCGGTATCAGAGGTGAAGGAGGTGCGAACGGAGGAGATGGGGAATCGATGGGAAGCAGTGGTGAAGGAGGTAGAGGAAGAGAGATAGGAGGAAGATAAGAGGTAGGAGGAGACGGTACAGGAGAAGCCGAAGGTAAGGATGAAAACGGGAAGGAGGTCTCGTCGAAGACGACGTGGCGAGAAATAATAATACGATGAGTAGCAAGATCAAGACACTGATAACCACGGTGATTAGTTGGATACCCGAGAAAAACGCACCGTGTGGAACGAGGAGATAGCTTGTTCACAGTCGTAGGAAGAAGGTTGGGATAACACAAACACCCAAACACCCGAAGATGATCATAAGTGGAAGGTTTGTTGAAGAGGCGAGTGAAGGAAATCTGATTTTCAATGGTCGTCGAGGGAAGGAGATTAAATAGGTGAGCTGCCATATGTAAAGCTTCAACCCAGTAAATGTTGGGCATGTGAGCTTGAAAAAGAAGAGCACAAACAAGATTGTTAAGAGTACGTAGAGTTCGTTCCGCACGACCATTTTGAGCAGAAGTATAAGGACAAGAAAAACGAGCATGAATACCATGGGGGGAAAAGAAAGCCTGCATTTGACGATTGTTAAATTCACTACCATTATCACATTGAAAACTTTTTATAGGAACTTGAAATTGGGTTTTAACatagttaaaaaaatgtaaaaattttgCAAAAACGTCACTCTTTTGACGAAGAGgatcaatccaaacaaaatgagaaaactgGTCAAGAAAAATAACGTAATACTTGATGCCACTCACACTGGAAACAAGAGAAGTCCAAATATCAGAGTGTATTATTTCAAAAGGCAAAGAAACAGACGATGAGGAAGAGTAAAAAGGATGATGGATATGTTTCCCTAGCTGACAAGCA is drawn from Camelina sativa cultivar DH55 chromosome 8, Cs, whole genome shotgun sequence and contains these coding sequences:
- the LOC104709903 gene encoding 3,9-dihydroxypterocarpan 6A-monooxygenase-like, which gives rise to MVDLQYFFVIILLGLGITVLIKAITNTLRNKLPLPPSPTALPIIGHIHLLGPISHQAIHKLSNRYGPLMYLFIGSIPNLIVSSAEMANEILKSNELNFLNRPTMQNIDYLTYGSADFFSAPYGLHWKFMKRMCTMELFSSRALDSFVSVRRDELSNLLIRIMKKAEAEESVNLGEQLKELTSNIITRMMFRKMQSDSDGGGKTEEVIKMVVELNELAGFFNVSETFWFLKRLDLQGLKKRLKNARDKYDLIIERVMKEHESMKKKDAGERKMLDILLNIYGDKNAEIKLTRENIKAFIMNIYGGGTDTSAITVEWALAELINHPEIMKKAQQEIELVVGNKRLVEESDLCNLGYIQAVVKETIRLHPGGPIFVRESDKECAVAGFRIPAKTRVIVNVWAIGRDPNQWEDPLEFRPERFEGIEWKVMSDKMMSFGVGRRSCPGEKMVFRFVPVVVAAIIQCFELKVKGLVEMNEGIGSSLPRPTPLVCVPVAKEARYNHLNQTSTSS
- the LOC104708415 gene encoding polygalacturonase inhibitor 2-like; its protein translation is CLECGDATVNHRVTSLFIQDGEISGQIPPEVGDLPYLDSLIFRKLTNLTGHIQPTIAKLKKLTFLRLSWTNLTCPVPEFLSQLKNLEYIDLSFNDLYGSIPSSLSSLPKLGYLELKRNKFTGPIPESFGSFSGKVPSLFLSHNQLSGTIPKSLGNSDFYRIDLSRNKLQGDASILFGAKKTTWIVDISRNMFEFDLSKVKLAKSLTRLDLNHNRITGSIPAEWSKSEFQLLDVSYNRLCGRIPKGENIQRFDSTSFYHNKCLCGAPLPSCK
- the LOC109125982 gene encoding uncharacterized protein LOC109125982, translated to MSYCKPVTTPVDTSAKLHAEVGAPVADPSLYRSLVGALQYLTFTRPDITYAVQKICLYMHDPREPHFTAMKRVLRYLKGTISEGLHITRSKTTTLTAYTDADWAGCPNTRHSTSGFSVFLGDNLISWSSKRQPTVSRSSAEAEYYGVANVVAETIWIRNLLLELHCLLNTTTLVYCDNIIAVYFSTNPVQHQRTKHIELDILFVRERVAMG